A section of the Bacillus sp. SM2101 genome encodes:
- a CDS encoding sodium-dependent transporter, translating to MKNEQWNSKLGFILAAAGSAIGLGAVWKFPYMAGTNGGGIFFLLFLLFTLLIGMPMLLAEFVIGKATGKNAISAFRQLAPRSLWYGIGYLGVIASFILLSFYSVVGGWIILYLIRSASGKLSNLPTESYGQLFDSIIASPLEATIAQFSFILLTILVVQGGIQKGIERASRVMMPALFLLFIILVIRSLTLDGAIEGVKFFLQPNVGEVTKETVFLALGQSLFSLSLGISIMVTYSSYLPKEENIVKSASWIVTLNIVISLLAGLAIFPAVFSLGFEPDTGPGLIFVVIPAVFNEIAFGGLFLTTFLLLLLFATLTSSFSILEIIVAALIKEQQEKRKVATWIGGIIIFIVGIPSALSFGMLKDIKVFNKTIFDLADYFVSNISLPVGSLLISLFVGYQVSRPILEKSFNVSSQIGSYLFRFWYVSVRFLIPLGIFLVLFLGA from the coding sequence ATGAAGAATGAACAATGGAATTCAAAGCTAGGTTTTATTTTAGCAGCTGCAGGCTCAGCAATCGGGCTAGGAGCTGTTTGGAAGTTTCCATATATGGCCGGCACAAATGGGGGCGGGATTTTCTTTCTCCTATTTTTACTTTTTACACTTCTTATCGGCATGCCTATGTTGTTGGCTGAGTTTGTCATTGGCAAAGCAACAGGTAAAAATGCCATCTCCGCTTTTAGACAATTAGCCCCTCGATCCCTATGGTACGGAATTGGTTATTTAGGTGTCATTGCAAGTTTTATATTATTATCTTTTTATAGTGTTGTGGGTGGCTGGATCATTTTATATTTGATTAGAAGTGCATCGGGGAAACTGAGCAACCTTCCAACTGAATCTTATGGACAACTATTTGATTCAATCATTGCAAGTCCACTAGAAGCAACGATTGCACAATTTTCATTTATTCTCTTAACTATACTTGTTGTGCAAGGTGGGATACAAAAAGGAATCGAACGAGCTAGCCGTGTTATGATGCCGGCTCTATTTCTTCTTTTTATCATCTTAGTTATCCGTTCATTAACACTTGATGGTGCGATAGAGGGGGTAAAATTCTTCTTACAGCCAAATGTAGGTGAAGTTACAAAAGAGACCGTTTTTCTAGCACTAGGGCAATCACTTTTTTCATTAAGCCTTGGAATTTCCATCATGGTTACATATAGTTCATACTTACCTAAAGAAGAAAATATTGTTAAATCAGCGTCATGGATTGTAACATTGAATATTGTCATATCTTTATTAGCAGGACTAGCTATATTTCCAGCTGTTTTTTCTCTTGGTTTCGAGCCAGATACTGGTCCAGGACTAATATTTGTCGTTATACCTGCTGTATTTAATGAGATAGCATTTGGGGGATTATTCCTAACAACATTCTTATTACTGCTATTATTTGCAACGTTAACTTCCTCCTTTTCAATTTTAGAAATCATCGTAGCTGCGCTGATTAAAGAACAACAAGAAAAAAGAAAAGTCGCTACTTGGATTGGTGGGATCATTATTTTCATTGTAGGTATCCCGTCAGCATTATCATTTGGAATGTTGAAAGATATCAAAGTATTTAATAAAACAATATTTGATTTAGCAGATTACTTTGTTAGCAACATATCTCTACCTGTGGGATCATTACTTATTTCGTTATTTGTCGGTTACCAAGTATCTCGTCCAATACTAGAAAAAAGTTTTAATGTTTCATCACAGATTGGGAGCTATTTATTTCGATTTTGGTATGTTAGCGTTCGCTTTCTCATCCCGTTAGGCATATTCCTAGTTCTATTTTTAGGAGCTTAA